In Entelurus aequoreus isolate RoL-2023_Sb linkage group LG13, RoL_Eaeq_v1.1, whole genome shotgun sequence, a genomic segment contains:
- the LOC133663748 gene encoding interleukin-1 receptor type 2 gives MAVWALTLALLALAFAHGRRPALPAMLLKDGCFTVLPEVELFHMESEVVVVSFPMFRRTLKVRNIAPPTATYRVTKGNASADAFLDGEGRVQQRGTDLWLLPSQVSDSGEYTCTFRNASYCVRGSVTLTVYAASSVDVHKLSYQYNVTAGHDVTLRCPSRNHFDRTALRIEWQADSAPGRLQDAQRWRSFRQDGGHLFISAVKPSDAGLYTCRLGVTVDNRKYSASRLFQLLVQGSELVPTHTEVDQTSVVTSDPSSPTVRRTPPLIISPANRTIFEAAHGSGLELFCKVVTDCDVMSSTAIFWLVNGLQVESSYLDGRALQGGRKESMTASGCQAESRLVVVAMTDEDAEAELRCVAHNRGGRQEVVVRLQLEDATPTWMAVSVVATSCFLAVVVVFLCVLLRPKQKKKKLDYFLARQNSTTYSAED, from the exons ATGGCCGTCTGGGCGCTGACCTTGGCGCTGCTCGCCCTCGCATTCGCTCACGGACGAAGACCCGCCCTCCCCGCCATGTTGCTCAAAG ACGGTTGTTTCACGGTGCTGCCAGAGGTGGAGCTGTTCCACATGGAGAGCGAGGTCGTGGTCGTGTCTTTCCCCATGTTCCGGAGGACGCTCAAAGTACGCAACATAGCCCCGCCCACGGCGACTTACCGCGTCACCAAGGGCAACGCCAGCGCTGACGCCTTCCTGGACGGCGAGGGGCGTGTCCAGCAGCGTGGCACTGACTTGTGGCTCCTTCCATCTCAGGTGTCCGACTCTGGAGAGTACACCTGCACCTTCAG GAACGCTAGCTACTGCGTGCGAGGTAGCGTCACGCTGACGGTGTACGCCGCGTCCTCCGTGGACGTCCACAAGCTGTCCTATCAGTACAACGTCACAGCGGGACACGACGTCACGCTCCGCTGTCCTTCTCGGAATCACTTTGACCGCACCGCGCTACGCATCGAGTGGCAGGCG GACTCCGCCCCCGGCCGCCTCCAAGATGCCCAAAGATGGCGCTCTTTTCGCCAAGACGGCGGACATTTGTTCATCTCGGCGGTGAAGCCATCGGACGCCGGCCTCTACACGTGTCGCCTGGGCGTGACGGTGGACAACAGGAAGTACTCGGCCAGCAGGCTCTTTCAGCTCCTCGTGCAAG gttcTGAATTGGTTCCGACTCACACGGAGGTGGACCAGACGTCTGTAGTGACCTCTGACCCTTCCTCTCCCA CCGTCAGGCGTACGCCACCGCTGATCATCTCGCCGGCCAACAGAACCATCTTTGAGGCGGCGCACG GGTCTGGATTAGAACTGTTCTGCAAGGTTGTGACTGACTGTGACGTGATGTCATCAACCGCCATCTTCTGGTTGGTCAACGGCCTCCAGGTGGAATCCTCCTACCTGGACGGGCGAGCCCTGCAGGGGGGCAGGAA GGAGAGCATGACGGCGTCCGGCTGCCAGGCGGAGTCCAGGCTTGTCGTCGTGGCGATGACAGACGAGGACGCGGAGGCGGAGCTCCGATGTGTGGCTCACAACCGAGGCGGCAGACAGGAAGTGGTGGTCCGCCTCCAGCTGGAAG ATGCCACGCCCACCTGGATGGCGGTCTCTGTGGTggccacttcctgtttcctggcgGTGGTCGTGGTCTTCCTCTGCGTTCTACTCAGGCccaaacagaagaagaagaaactggACTACTTCCTGGCCCGGCAGAACAGCACCACCTACAGTGCGGAGGACTGA